A region of Geotoga petraea DNA encodes the following proteins:
- a CDS encoding cysteine desulfurase family protein, whose translation MIYLDNNATTIMYEEVFNVLKKYSIDVYANPNSIHEFGVKAEIALEEARFKIAKLMGVMPYEIYFTSGATESINWAIKGSVLSKQNIGKHIISSKVEHSSTINTLSYLEKQGFEIEYVKTDNYGKIDLEDLKNKIRQDTVLVTLMVANNELGTLNPIKKVYKIIKEKNEKTLFHLDAVQAIGKIDFRLKDFKCDMASFSAHKFHGPKGIGFLYKKDTALIHPLITGGSQERSQRGGTQNVASIVAMAKALEISFEDLPKMENIKNMRDNLAEQMEKLGAKIVTPLDNSTPNTLSAFFEGLRGDVIVNALSDEEIYISTSAACSSKGTSGSRVLKELGYSSKASEGMVRISLSALTTADEVQRFINILKKVLEFLRF comes from the coding sequence TTGATTTATTTAGACAACAATGCCACAACTATAATGTATGAAGAGGTTTTCAATGTTCTGAAAAAATACTCAATAGATGTGTACGCAAACCCAAATTCAATTCATGAGTTTGGGGTAAAAGCTGAGATTGCCTTGGAAGAAGCCCGGTTTAAAATTGCCAAATTGATGGGAGTTATGCCATACGAAATATATTTTACTTCTGGTGCCACAGAGTCTATTAATTGGGCGATAAAAGGGAGCGTCTTATCTAAACAAAATATAGGAAAGCACATCATTTCTTCAAAAGTAGAACATTCATCTACAATAAACACATTATCCTACTTAGAAAAACAAGGGTTTGAAATAGAATACGTAAAAACTGATAATTATGGAAAAATTGATTTGGAAGACTTGAAAAACAAGATAAGGCAAGATACAGTTTTGGTAACATTGATGGTTGCAAATAACGAACTTGGGACATTAAACCCTATAAAAAAAGTTTATAAAATCATAAAAGAAAAAAATGAAAAAACATTATTTCATTTAGATGCTGTTCAAGCAATAGGAAAAATAGATTTTAGGTTGAAAGACTTCAAGTGTGATATGGCTTCTTTTTCAGCACATAAATTTCACGGCCCAAAAGGGATAGGGTTTTTATATAAAAAAGATACAGCATTGATACATCCTTTGATAACAGGCGGATCTCAAGAGAGATCTCAAAGAGGTGGGACACAAAATGTTGCTTCTATAGTTGCTATGGCGAAAGCATTAGAAATTAGTTTTGAAGATCTTCCAAAAATGGAAAATATAAAAAACATGCGGGATAATTTAGCAGAACAAATGGAAAAGTTGGGAGCAAAAATTGTAACTCCGTTGGATAATTCAACACCAAATACCTTATCGGCTTTTTTTGAAGGACTTAGAGGTGATGTAATAGTTAACGCATTATCCGATGAAGAGATCTATATATCAACATCGGCTGCTTGTTCTTCTAAAGGTACTTCTGGAAGCAGGGTTTTAAAAGAACTGGGTTATTCTTCAAAAGCTTCAGAAGGGATGGTGAGGATTAGTCTTTCAGCTCTAACCACAGCCGATGAAGTACAAAGATTCATAAATATTCTCAAAAAAGTACTCGAATTTTTGAGATTTTGA
- a CDS encoding YicC/YloC family endoribonuclease, whose product MRSMTGYGRIEKIIGDYNYSVEIKTLNGKYSNVKISLASIFSSLEIDIQNLIKSKLNRGNISVYIDIRFMNPEDFVDVDLGLAKSYSTALDKIASELHLSDEVSLDVLTKFREIIKIKIKEEKQEEIWEGLKNVLEETIEKVIEFQKHEGEDLKSILLSNVDELKEMVKKIENLSNDMKEEFRKRIKENLDEILDSEKINEDRLELEVALLAEKADISEEIDRLKSHLSRFTKIINDENESKGQKLDFLCQELHREFNTIASKSKITDITNLSVDGRVVVNKLREQVQNVH is encoded by the coding sequence ATGAGAAGTATGACTGGTTACGGACGAATAGAGAAAATTATTGGCGATTATAATTATTCCGTTGAGATCAAAACCTTGAATGGAAAATATTCAAATGTCAAAATTTCATTAGCAAGTATTTTTTCATCATTAGAAATTGATATTCAAAATTTAATAAAATCAAAGCTAAATAGGGGAAATATAAGTGTATATATTGATATAAGATTTATGAACCCAGAAGATTTTGTAGATGTTGACCTTGGACTTGCAAAATCATACTCAACAGCTTTGGATAAAATAGCAAGTGAACTTCATCTTTCAGATGAGGTTAGTTTGGATGTTCTTACAAAATTCAGAGAAATAATTAAAATAAAAATAAAGGAAGAAAAACAGGAAGAAATCTGGGAAGGCTTAAAAAATGTATTAGAAGAAACAATTGAAAAGGTCATAGAATTTCAAAAACATGAAGGAGAAGACCTTAAAAGTATATTGTTATCCAACGTTGATGAACTTAAAGAAATGGTCAAAAAAATAGAAAATTTGAGTAATGATATGAAAGAGGAATTCAGAAAAAGGATCAAAGAAAATTTGGATGAAATATTAGATTCTGAAAAAATAAATGAAGATAGATTAGAGCTTGAAGTAGCCCTCCTTGCAGAAAAAGCAGATATTTCTGAGGAAATAGACAGATTAAAAAGTCATCTAAGTAGATTTACAAAAATAATTAATGACGAAAACGAAAGCAAGGGACAAAAGCTGGACTTTCTTTGCCAAGAACTACATAGGGAATTCAACACAATAGCTTCAAAATCAAAAATAACAGATATAACGAACTTATCAGTTGACGGGAGAGTAGTAGTAAATAAATTAAGAGAACAAGTACAAAATGTTCATTAA